The proteins below are encoded in one region of Pan paniscus chromosome 4, NHGRI_mPanPan1-v2.0_pri, whole genome shotgun sequence:
- the LOC100987759 gene encoding protocadherin beta-18: protein MEPGKGRAQPTRQVLLFFVFLGGSLVYSETWSYSIAEEMEVGTFIANVVKDMGLDVEDLAARGARVIFDDYKPYLRLDPQNGDLLLNEQLDREALCDLTEPCILHFQVLFENPLQFFRAELLVKDINDHTPTFLNNHILLKISEGATLGTLFQIDSAQDLDVGKNGVQNYTISPNPHFHLKLRDGDEGRKYPELVLDQSLDREKESQLSLTLTAVDGGSPPRSGTTLINVVVLDINDNAPEFEKPVYEVHVPESSPLDSLIIKASATDLDAGINGELSYSFSHVSRDVRKTFEIHPISGEVYLKAPLDFEIIQSYIINIQAIDGGSLSGKSSILVRVVDVNDNPPEIAMTSLTSPIPENSSPEMVVAVFSIRDQDAGDNGRMVCSIQDNLPFVLKPTFKNFYALVTEHPLDREIRNEYNITITVTDLGTPRLKTQHNLTVLVSDVNDNAPAFTQTSYTLFVRENNSPALHIGSVSATDRDSGTNAQVTYSLLPPQDPHLPLASLVSINTDNGHLFALRSLDYEALQAFEFHVGATDRGSPALSSEALVRVLVLDANDNSPFVLYPLQNGSAPCTELVPRAAEPGYLVTKVVAVDGDSGQNAWLSYQLLKATEPGLFGVWAHNGEVRTARLLSERDVAKHRLVVLVKDNGEPPRSATATLHLLLVDGFSQPYLPLPEAAPSQAQADSLTVYLVVALASVSSLFLFSVFLFVAVRLCRRSRAASVGRCSVPEGPFPGHLLDVSGTGTLSQSYQYEVCLTGGSGANEFKFLKPVIPNLLSRDSDMEKAPPF from the coding sequence ATGGAGCCGGGAAAGGGAAGAGCTCAGCCGACAAGGCAAGTgctgcttttctttgttttcctgggAGGGTCTTTGGTGTATTCTGAGACCTGGAGCTATTCCATAGCAGAGGAAATGGAGGTCGGCACCTTtatagccaacgtggtgaaagaCATGGGTTTGGATGTGGAAGACCTGGCTGCACGGGGGGCCAGAGTCATCTTTGACGACTATAAACCTTATTTGCGATTGGATCCACAGAATGGCGACTTGCTCTTAAACGAGCAGCTGGACCGGGAGGCACTTTGTGATCTCACAGAGCCATGTATATTGCATTTCCAGGTGTTATTTGAAAATCCGTTGCAATTTTTTCGGGCTGAGCTTTTGGTCAAAGACATAAATGATCACACTCCCACGTTCCTAAACAATCATATACTTCTAAAAATCTCCGAAGGTGCTACTCTAGGAACCTTATTCCAAATAGATAGTGCGCAGGACTTGGATGTGGGAAAGAATGGTGTTCAAAACTATACAATAAGTCCCAATCCCCATTTCCACCTTAAATTACGGGACGGCGATGAGGGCAGAAAATATCCAGAGTTGGTACTGGACCAATCCCTGGATCGAGAAAAGGAGTCTCAGCTTAGTTTAACGCTAACAGCCGTGGATGGCGGGTCTCCGCCCAGGTCTGGGACTACACTGATTAACGTTGTGGTCCTGGACATCAATGACAATGCCCCTGAATTTGAGAAGCCAGTCTATGAAGTTCATGTACCTGAGAGCAGCCCTCTGGACTCCTTGATCATCAAAGCGTCTGCTACAGATTTAGATGCAGGAATAAATGGAGAACTGTCTTATTCATTTTCCCACGTCTCCAGAGATGTACGGAAAACATTTGAAATCCATCCAATTTCTGGCGAAGTCTATTTAAAAGCCCCTCTAGATTTCGAGATTATTCAATCTTATATCATAAATATTCAGGCCATTGACGGTGGGAGCCTTTCTGGAAAATCAAGCATTTTAGTTCGGGTTGTAGATGTGAATGACAACCCGCCAGAAATAGCCATGACATCTCTTACCAGCCCCATACCGGAAAACTCTTCACCTGAGATGGTGGTCGCTGTTTTCAGCATACGAGACCAAGACGCTGGAGACAATGGGAGAATGGTTTGCTCAATTCAGGACAACCTCCCCTTCGTCTTGAAGCCTACCTTCAAGAATTTTTACGCTCTGGTAACAGAGCACCCACTGGACAGAGAGATCAGAAATGAATATAACATCACCATCACCGTGACCGACTTGGGGACACCCAGGCTGAAAACCCAGCACAACCTAACCGTGCTGGTCTCCGACGTCAATGACAACGCCCCCGCCTTCACCCAAACCTCCTACACCCTGTTCGTCCGCGAGAACAACAGCCCCGCCCTGCACATCGGCAGTGTCAGCGCCACAGACAGAGACTCAGGCACCAACGCCCAGGTCACCTACTCGCTGCTGCCGCCCCAGGACCCGCACCTGCCCCTCGCCTCCCTGGTCTCCATCAACACAGACAACGGCCACCTATTCGCCCTCAGGTCTTTGGACTACGAGGCCCTGCAGGCTTTCGAGTTCCACGTGGGCGCCACAGACCGCGGCTCCCCGGCGTTGAGCAGCGAGGCGCTGGTGCGCGTGCTGGTGCTGGACGCCAACGACAACTCGCCCTTCGTGCTGTACCCGCTGCAGAACGGCTCGGCGCCCTGCACCGAGCTGGTACCCCGGGCGGCCGAGCCGGGCTACCTGGTGACCAAGGTGGTGGCGGTGGACGGCGACTCGGGCCAGAACGCCTGGCTGTCGTACCAGCTGCTCAAGGCCACAGAGCCCGGGCTGTTCGGCGTGTGGGCGCACAATGGCGAGGTGCGCACCGCCAGGCTGCTGAGCGAGCGCGACGTGGCCAAGCACAGGCTAGTGGTGCTGGTCAAGGACAATGGAGAGCCTCCGCGCTCGGCCACCGCCACGCTGCACTTGCTCCTGGTGGACGGCTTCTCCCAGCCCTACCTGCCTCTCCCGGAGGCGGCCCCCTCCCAGGCCCAGGCCGACTCGCTCACCGTCTACCTGGTGGTGGCGTTGGCCTCGGTGTCGTCGCTTTTCCTCTTCTCGGTGTTCCTGTTCGTGGCGGTGCGGCTGTGCAGGAGGAGCAGGGCGGCCTCGGTGGGTCGCTGCTCGGTGCCCGAGGGCCCCTTTCCAGGGCATCTGCTGGACGTGAGCGGCACCGGGACCCTATCCCAGAGCTACCAGTACGAGGTGTGTCTGACGGGAGGCTCAGGAGCAAATGAGTTCAAGTTCCTGAAGCCGGTGATTCCCAATCTCCTGTCCCGCGACAGCGACATGGAGAAAGCCCCACCTttctga
- the LOC100981506 gene encoding LOW QUALITY PROTEIN: protocadherin beta-15 (The sequence of the model RefSeq protein was modified relative to this genomic sequence to represent the inferred CDS: inserted 6 bases in 4 codons; deleted 2 bases in 2 codons; substituted 2 bases at 2 genomic stop codons), with protein MEAEKEHFPRIRQVLLLFVMLSQTCAEWNILCGVEYTVAEETESGSFVANLTKDPGLEVREIYQWRPRVIFNNNKKYFQLKLQTGDLQVNETLHREELCRLTEPCVLQFQVLLEEPLEXFKLLVSDINTIPLYSQKQKLFEIMENTPPGTVFPLKNTQDLDVGINNIQNYTIYPYSHVHALTQNGSEGRKYPELVLDKALDREEQAELRLTLMAVDGGTPPRTGTALVLIEILDINDNAPEFVXPLYQVQISENSPLESLVATVSARDSDIGINGEIFYSFFYGDEISKTFALNERRGEIKIIRKLDFEKIVSYQVDIKASDGAGLSGKCTVIIQVVDVNDNAPELTMASFTSPIRENSPETVAALFSIQDRDSGENGRIVCSIQNDVPFMLKPSVENLYWLLTEGPLDKEIRAEYIINTATDLGTPRLKTEYNITVLVSYVNDNAPAFTXTSYTLFVRKNNSPALHIGSVSTXRDSGTNIQVTYSLLPPRNPHLPLVSLVSINTDNGHLFALRSLDYEALQEFEFRVGASDRGSTALSSEALVRVLVLDANDNSPFVLFPLQNGSAPCTELMPGRAAKPGYLVTKVVAVDADSGQNAWLSYQLLKATEPGLFGVWAYNAXCQAAERDTAKHRLMVLVKDNGEPPRSATATLRVLLVDGFSLPYLPFPEAAPAQAQADLLTVYLVVALALVSSFFLFLVLLFVAVRLCRRSREASLGRCSVPEDPFPXHLVDVSDTRTLSQRYKYEVFLKRGSGTNEFKFLKSVIPKHPGAVNDGRKSPTL; from the exons ATGGAGGCTGAAAAGGAGCACTTTCCTAGAATAAGACAAGTGCTGCTTCTCTTTGTTATGCTGTCTCAGACTTGTGCGGAGTGGAATATACTGTGCGGAGTGGAATATACTGtagcagaagaaacagaaagtggTTCTTTTGTGGCCAATCTAACAAAGGACCCAGGGCTAGAAGTAAGAGAAATATACCAGTGGAGGCCTCGGGTCAtttttaacaataacaaaaaatattttcagctgaAACTTCAGACCGGAGACCTGCAAGTAAATGAGACATTGCATCGGGAAGAATTGTGTAGACTCACTGAGCCTTGTGTGCTGCAATTCCAAGTGTTACTGGAAGAACCTTTGGA GTTTAAACTTTTGGTCAGTGACATAAACACAATTCCCCTGTATTCCCAGAagcagaaatta tttgaaatcatgGAAAATACTCCTCCAGGAACTGTGTTTCCTCTGAAAAATACACAAGATTTGGATGTGGGCATCAATAACATCCAAAACTACACCATCTACCCCTACTCCCATGTCCACGCTCTCACCCAAAATGGCAGTGAAGGCAGAAAATACCCAGAGCTGGTTCTGGACAAAGCCCTGGATCGGGAGGAGCAGGCTGAGCTCAGGTTAACTCTCATGGCAGTAGATGGCGGGACTCCTCCCAGAACTGGGACTGCTCTGGTCCTCATTGAAATCTTGGACATCAATGACAATGCACCTGAGTTTGTGTAGCCACTCTATCAGGTGCAGATATCAGAAAACAGCCCCCTGGAGTCCCTTGTTGCCACTGTTTCCGCTAGAGATTCAGACATAGGAATTAATGGTGAGATATTCTACTCATTTTTTTATGGTGATGAGATTTCTAAGACATTTGCACTTAATGAACGAAggggagaaattaaaataatcagaaaactaGATTTTGAAAAAATTGTGTCATATCAGGTGGATATTAAAGCCTCTgatggggcaggtctttctggAAAATGCACTGTCATAATACAGGTGGTAGATGTCAACGATAACGCTCCGGAACTGACCATGGCTTCATTCACAAGCCCCATCCGCGAAAATTCTCCCGAGACCGTTGCAGCTCTTTTCAGCATTCAAGACCGCGATTCTGGGGAAAATGGAAGAATAGTTTGCTCAATTCAAAATGATGTTCCGTTCATGCTGAAACCTTCCGTTGAGAATTTATACTGGCTGTTAACAGAAGGACCACTGGACAAAGAGATTAGAGCCGAGTACATCATCAACACAGCCACGGACTTGGGGACTCCTAGGCTGAAAACGGAGTACAACATAACGGTGCTGGTCTCCTACGTCAATGACAACGCCCCCGCCTTCACCTAAACCTCTTACACCCTGTTCGTCCGCAAGAACAACAGCCCCGCCCTGCATATTGGCAGCGTCAGCA GCAGAGACTCGGGCACCAACATCCAGGTCACCTACTCGCTGCTGCCGCCCCGGAACCCGCACCTGCCCCTCGTCTCCCTGGTCTCCATCAACACAGACAACGGCCACCTGTTCGCCCTCAGGTCGCTGGACTACGAGGCCCTGCAGGAGTTCGAGTTCCGCGTGGGCGCTTCAGACCGCGGCTCCACGGCGCTGAGCAGCGAGGCGCTGGTGCGCGTGCTGGTGCTGGACGCCAACGACAACTCGCCCTTCGTGCTGTTCCCGCTGCAGAACGGCTCCGCGCCCTGCACCGAGCTGATGCCC GGGCGGGCCGCCAAGCCGGGCTACCTGGTGACCAAGGTGGTGGCGGTGGACGCTGACTCGGGCCAGAACGCCTGGCTGTCGTACCAGTTGCTCAAGGCCACGGAGCCCGGGCTGTTCGGCGTGTGGGCGTACAATGC CTGCCAGGCTGCTGAGCGTGACACAGCCAAGCACAGGCTGATGGTCCTGGTCAAGGACAATGGCGAGCCTCCGCGCTCGGCCACCGCCACGCTGCGCGTGCTCCTGGTGGATGGCTTCTCCCTGCCCTACTTGCCGTTCCCTGAAGCGGCCccggcccaggcccaggccgaCTTGCTCACCGTCTACCTGGTGGTGGCGTTGGCCTTGGTGTCGTCGTTCTTCCTCTTCTTGGTGCTCCTGTTCGTGGCAGTGCGGCTGtgcaggaggagcagggaggCCTCACTGGGTCGCTGCTCGGTGCCCGAAGACCCCTTTC GGCATCTGGTGGACGTGAGCGACACCAGGACCCTATCCCAGAGGTACAAGTATGAAGTGTTTCTGAAGCGAGGCTCCGGGACAAATGAATTCAAATTCCTGAAGTCTGTTATCCCTAAGCATCCGGGCGCTGTGAATGATGGGAGGAAAAGTCCAACTTTGTAA
- the LOC100987426 gene encoding protocadherin beta-15: protein MEPAGERFPEQRQVLILLLLLEVTLAGWEPRRYSVMEETERGSFVANLANDLGLGVGELAERGARVVSEDNEQGLQLDLQTGQLILNEKLDREKLCGPTEPCIMHFQVLLKKPLEVFRAELLVTDINDHSPEFPEREITLKIPETSSLGTVFPLKKARDLDVGSNNVQNYNISPNSHFHVSTRTRGDGRKYPELVLDTELDREEQAELRLTLTAVDGGSPPRSGTVQILILVLDANDNAPEFAQALYEVQVPENSPVGSLVVKVSARDLDTGTNGEISYSLYYSSEEINKPFELSSLSGEIRLIKKLDFETMSSYDLDIEASDGGGLSGKCSVSVKVLDVNDNFPELSISSLTSPIPENSPETEVALFRIRDRDSGENGKMICSIQDDVPFKLKPSVENFYRLVTEGALDRETRAEYNVTITITDLGTPRLKTQHNITVLVSDVNDNAPAFTQTSYTLFVRENNSPALHIGSVSATDRDSGTNAQVTYSLLPPQDPHLPLASLVSINTDNGHLFALRSLDYEALQAFEFHVGATDRGSPALSSEALVRVLVLDANDNSPFVLYPLQNGSAPCTELVPRAAEPGYVVTKVVAVDGDSGQNAWLSYQLLKATEPGLFGVWAHNGEVRTARLLSERDVAKHRLVVLVKDNGEPPRSATATLQVLLVDGFSQPYLPLPEAAPAQAQADSLTVYLVVALASVSSLFLFSVLLFVAVRLCRRSRAASVGRYSVPEGPFPGHRVDVSGTGTLSQSYQYEVCLTGGSESNDFKFLKPIFPNIVSQDSRRKSEFLE from the coding sequence ATGGAGCCTGCAGGGGAGCGCTTTCCCGAACAAAGGCAAGTCCTGATTCTCCTTCTTTTACTGGAAGTGACTCTGGCAGGCTGGGAACCCCGTCGCTATTCTGTGATGGAGGAAACAGAGAGAGGTTCTTTTGTAGCCAACCTGGCCAATGACCTAGGGCTGGGAGTGGGGGAGCTAGCCGAGCGGGGAGCCCGGGTAGTTTCTGAGGATAACGAACAAGGCTTGCAGCTTGATCTGCAGACCGGGCAGTTGATATTAAATGAGAAGCTGGACCGGGAGAAGCTGTGTGGCCCTACTGAGCCCTGTATAATGCATTTCCAAGTGTTACTGAAAAAACCTTTGGAAGTATTTCGAGCTGAACTACTAGTGACAGACATAAACGATCATTCTCCTGAATTTCCTGAAAGAGAAATTACCCTGAAAATCCCAGAAACTAGCTCCCTTGGGACTGTGTTTCCTCTGAAAAAAGCTCGGGACTTGGACGTGGGCAGCAATAATGTTCAAAACTACAATATTTCTCCCAATTctcatttccatgtttccactcGCACCCGAGGGGATGGCAGGAAATACCCAGAGCTGGTGCTGGACACAGAACTGGATCGCGAGGAGCAGGCCGAGCTCAGATTAACCTTGACAGCGGTGGACGGTGGCTCTCCACCCCGATCTGGCACCGTCCAGATCCTCATCTTGGTCTTGGACGCCAATGACAATGCCCCGGAGTTTGCGCAGGCGCTCTACGAGGTGCAGGTCCCAGAGAACAGCCCAGTAGGCTCCCTAGTTGTCAAGGTCTCTGCTAGGGATTTAGACACTGGGACAAATGGAGAGATATCATACTCCCTTTATTACAGCTCTGAGGAGATAAACAAACCTTTTGAGCTAAGCAGCCTTTCAGGAGAAATTCGACTAATTAAAAAACTAgattttgagacaatgtcttcgTATGATCTAGATATAGAGGCATCTGATGGCGGGGGACTTTCTGGAAAATGCTCTGTCTCTGTTAAGGTGCTGGATGTTAACGATAACTTCCCGGAACTAAGTATTTCATCACTTACCAGCCCTATTCCCGAGAATTCTCCAGAGACAGAAGTGGCCCTGTTTAGGATTAGAGACCGAGACTCtggggaaaatggaaaaatgatttgCTCAATTCAGGATGATGTTCCTTTTAAGCTAAAACCTTCTGTTGAGAATTTCTACAGGCTGGTAACAGAAGGGGCGCTGGACAGAGAGACCAGAGCCGAGTACAacgtcaccatcaccatcacagaCTTGGGGACTCCAAGGCTGAAAACCCAGCACAACATAACCGTGCTGGTCTCCGACGTCAATGACAACGCCCCCGCCTTCACCCAAACCTCCTACACCCTGTTCGTCCGCGAGAACAACAGCCCCGCCCTGCACATCGGCAGCGTCAGCGCCACAGACAGAGACTCAGGCACCAACGCCCAGGTCACCTACTCGCTGCTGCCGCCCCAGGACCCGCACCTGCCCCTCGCCTCCCTGGTCTCCATTAACACAGACAACGGCCACCTGTTCGCCCTCAGGTCGCTGGACTACGAGGCCCTGCAGGCTTTCGAGTTCCACGTGGGCGCCACAGACCGCGGCTCCCCGGCGCTGAGCAGCGAGGCACTGGTGCGCGTGCTGGTGCTGGACGCCAATGACAACTCGCCCTTCGTGCTGTACCCGCTGCAGAACGGCTCCGCGCCCTGCACCGAGCTGGTGCCCCGGGCGGCCGAGCCGGGCTACGTGGTGACCAAGGTGGTGGCGGTGGACGGCGACTCGGGCCAGAACGCCTGGCTGTCGTACCAGCTGCTCAAGGCCACGGAGCCCGGGCTATTCGGCGTGTGGGCGCACAATGGCGAGGTGCGCACCGCCAGGCTGCTGAGCGAGCGCGACGTGGCCAAGCACAGGCTAGTGGTGCTGGTCAAGGACAATGGCGAGCCTCCGCGCTCGGCCACCGCCACGCTGCAAGTGCTCCTGGTGGATGGCTTCTCCCAGCCCTACCTGCCGCTCCCAGAGGCGGCCCCGGCCCAAGCCCAGGCCGACTCGCTTACCGTCTACCTGGTGGTGGCGTTGGCCTCGGTGTCGTCGCTCTTCCTCTTCTCGGTGCTCCTGTTCGTGGCAGTGCGGCTGTGCAGGAGGAGCAGGGCGGCCTCGGTGGGTCGCTACTCGGTGCCCGAGGGCCCCTTTCCAGGGCATCGGGTGGACGTGAGCGGCACCGGGACTCTGTCCCAGAGCTACCAGTACGAGGTGTGTCTGACGGGAGGCTCTGAAAGTAATGATTTCAAGTTCTTGAAGCCTATATTCCCCAATATTGTAAGCCAGGACTCTAGGAGGAAATCAGAATTTCTAGAATAA